Proteins found in one Haloferax litoreum genomic segment:
- the ptsP gene encoding phosphoenolpyruvate--protein phosphotransferase codes for MAERTLSGIGVTPLSGVGKVVWYRPDADLSDPPAPEDVDAENELARFDEARSVAEDELQAERARTAERVGEEEAAVFDAHVQFLNDPQITDGVTDAIEGGLPAEHAVQETFTGFVEQFESMGGRMGERADDLRDIRDRLVRVLSDGERVDLSSLPKGSVVVAERLTPSDTAQLDPKRVAGFVTVTGGRTSHAAIFARSLALPAIVGVGDELESIEDGTEVVVDGDAGDLIVNPDDDTKAAATAEADVHVRTGPAETADGVGIEVAANVGTLADLEPAVDRGADGIGLFRSEFLFLDRETPPDEDEQFDAYVDALESFEHGRVVVRTLDIGGDKPVPYLDLPEEENPFLGERGIRRSLGPDASLFETQIRALLRAAGSTDGTRLSVMLPLVTTLDELHEARERFESVASDLAEEGLAHEVPEFGIMIETPAAAFMADRFAPHVDFFSIGTNDLAQYVMAAERGNERVSELGDYRQPAVLHAIDATVAAADGHDCWVGMCGEMAGDPDLTELLVGLGLDELSMSAVTVPHVKAAVTETNTGDAEALAANVLAADTKDEVTNILTSDQ; via the coding sequence ATGGCCGAACGAACCCTCTCTGGTATCGGCGTGACACCGCTCTCCGGGGTCGGAAAGGTCGTCTGGTACCGTCCAGACGCCGACCTCTCGGACCCGCCCGCCCCCGAGGACGTCGATGCCGAGAACGAACTCGCACGATTCGACGAGGCGCGGAGCGTCGCCGAAGACGAGTTGCAGGCAGAACGCGCACGGACCGCCGAACGCGTCGGTGAAGAAGAGGCCGCCGTGTTCGACGCCCACGTGCAGTTCCTCAACGACCCGCAGATTACCGACGGCGTCACCGACGCCATCGAAGGCGGATTACCGGCCGAACATGCCGTCCAAGAGACGTTCACGGGGTTCGTCGAGCAGTTCGAGAGCATGGGCGGGCGCATGGGTGAACGCGCAGACGACCTGCGTGACATCCGTGACCGACTCGTCCGCGTTCTCTCGGACGGCGAACGTGTCGACCTCTCGTCGCTCCCGAAAGGGAGCGTCGTCGTCGCCGAACGTCTCACGCCGAGTGACACGGCGCAACTCGACCCGAAGCGGGTTGCAGGATTCGTGACCGTGACCGGTGGACGAACTTCGCACGCGGCCATCTTCGCTCGGTCGCTCGCCCTCCCCGCCATCGTCGGCGTCGGGGACGAACTGGAGTCGATAGAAGACGGGACTGAAGTCGTCGTCGATGGCGACGCGGGTGACCTCATCGTCAATCCCGACGACGACACGAAAGCGGCCGCCACCGCCGAGGCGGACGTTCACGTCAGAACCGGTCCTGCGGAGACGGCCGACGGCGTCGGCATCGAAGTCGCGGCCAACGTCGGGACACTCGCCGACCTCGAACCCGCAGTCGACCGTGGGGCCGACGGTATCGGCCTGTTCCGAAGTGAGTTCCTCTTCTTAGACCGGGAGACGCCACCGGACGAAGACGAGCAGTTCGACGCGTACGTCGACGCACTGGAGTCGTTCGAACACGGCCGCGTCGTCGTCCGAACCCTCGACATCGGCGGCGACAAACCGGTTCCGTACCTCGACTTGCCGGAAGAGGAGAATCCGTTCCTCGGTGAGCGCGGGATTCGACGGTCACTCGGCCCCGACGCGTCGCTCTTCGAGACACAGATTCGCGCGCTATTGCGGGCCGCGGGAAGCACCGACGGGACGCGTCTCTCGGTGATGCTTCCCCTCGTGACGACGCTGGACGAACTCCACGAGGCACGCGAGCGATTCGAATCCGTCGCGTCCGACCTCGCCGAAGAGGGACTCGCCCACGAGGTGCCCGAGTTCGGCATCATGATAGAGACGCCCGCCGCGGCGTTCATGGCCGACCGATTCGCACCGCACGTCGACTTCTTCAGTATCGGGACGAACGACCTCGCCCAGTACGTGATGGCCGCCGAACGCGGTAACGAACGCGTCTCTGAACTCGGCGACTATCGCCAACCCGCGGTCCTGCACGCCATCGATGCGACTGTCGCGGCAGCAGACGGTCACGACTGTTGGGTCGGCATGTGTGGCGAGATGGCAGGTGACCCGGACCTCACCGAACTCCTCGTCGGTCTCGGGTTAGACGAGTTGAGCATGAGTGCCGTCACGGTCCCGCACGTGAAAGCGGCCGTCACGGAGACGAACACGGGAGACGCCGAAGCGCTCGCCGCGAACGTTCTCGCGGCTGACACCAAAGATGAAGTCACTAACATCCTAACCTCAGACCAATGA
- the ptsH1 gene encoding phosphocarrier protein HPr: protein MERIVTVVPEDGLHARPASKFVETANEYDADVQLGRADTDDLAPAASMLAVTGLGVSAGEDVRLVAEGDDAEAVLDALEDILSTPEAEH, encoded by the coding sequence ATGGAACGAATCGTCACCGTCGTCCCCGAAGACGGCCTTCACGCACGACCAGCCTCGAAGTTCGTCGAGACGGCCAACGAGTACGACGCGGACGTGCAACTCGGCCGTGCAGACACAGACGACTTGGCACCCGCCGCGAGCATGCTCGCCGTGACGGGACTGGGCGTCTCTGCCGGCGAAGACGTACGTCTCGTCGCCGAAGGCGACGATGCAGAAGCGGTTCTCGACGCACTCGAAGATATCCTTTCGACGCCTGAAGCCGAACACTGA
- the ptfA gene encoding fructose PTS transporter subunit IIA — protein MDVADISTITPLELISLEEPPATKDGAIEFLLDLAVDAGRVEDREAALDALLEREEEATTGVGFGIGIPHAKTDAVTKPTVAFARSTEGIDFDAMDDKPARLLFMILVPAEGGEDHLQILSALSRSLMHEDVRENLLEAENEETVQDILSEVVA, from the coding sequence ATGGACGTAGCAGACATCAGCACCATCACACCGCTCGAACTGATTTCACTCGAAGAGCCCCCGGCGACCAAGGACGGAGCCATCGAATTCCTGCTCGACCTGGCAGTCGACGCAGGCCGTGTCGAGGACCGTGAGGCGGCACTCGACGCACTCCTCGAACGAGAAGAAGAGGCGACCACCGGTGTCGGCTTCGGCATCGGCATCCCGCACGCGAAGACGGACGCAGTCACCAAGCCGACTGTCGCATTCGCTCGTTCCACCGAGGGAATCGACTTCGACGCCATGGACGACAAGCCGGCACGCCTGTTGTTCATGATTCTCGTCCCTGCCGAGGGTGGCGAAGACCACCTCCAGATTCTGAGCGCACTCTCTCGGTCGCTCATGCACGAAGACGTGCGGGAGAACCTCCTCGAAGCAGAGAACGAGGAGACGGTTCAGGACATCCTCAGTGAGGTGGTGGCCTAA